Proteins encoded together in one Streptomyces umbrinus window:
- a CDS encoding bacterial proteasome activator family protein produces the protein MEMPRNERSPENPQILVVGQDGMALGGGGDEDSREVPVTEMVEQPAKVMRIGSMIKQLLEEVRAAPLDEASRVRLKEIHASSVKELEDGLAPDLVDELERLSLPFTDDGIPSDAELRIAQAQLVGWLEGLFHGIQTTLFAQQMAARAQLESMRRALPPGVGGGEDDDDPRAGGRVGGPYL, from the coding sequence ATGGAGATGCCGAGGAACGAAAGGTCGCCGGAGAACCCCCAGATCCTGGTCGTTGGCCAGGACGGGATGGCTCTCGGCGGCGGAGGAGACGAGGACTCCCGTGAGGTCCCGGTGACGGAGATGGTGGAGCAGCCCGCCAAGGTCATGCGCATCGGGAGCATGATCAAGCAGCTGCTGGAGGAGGTGCGTGCGGCACCCCTCGACGAGGCGAGCCGGGTCCGGCTCAAGGAGATCCACGCCAGCTCGGTCAAGGAGCTGGAGGACGGGCTCGCTCCCGATCTCGTCGATGAGCTGGAGCGGCTGTCCCTGCCGTTCACGGACGACGGCATCCCCTCGGACGCCGAACTGCGGATCGCGCAGGCCCAGTTGGTCGGCTGGCTGGAGGGGCTCTTCCACGGGATCCAGACCACCCTGTTCGCCCAGCAGATGGCGGCCCGCGCCCAGTTGGAGTCGATGCGCCGGGCGCTTCCGCCGGGTGTGGGCGGCGGCGAGGACGACGACGATCCGCGAGCGGGCGGCCGTGTCGGGGGTCCGTACCTGTAA